From one Pseudomonas sp. S35 genomic stretch:
- the cobA gene encoding uroporphyrinogen-III C-methyltransferase: protein MNAKVWLVGAGPGDPELLTLKAVRAMNEADVVLIDDLVNPAVLEHCAKARVITVGKRGGCRSTPQDFIHRLMLRYSRQGKCVVRLKGGDPCIFGRGGEEALWLRERGVEVGLVNGITAGLAGATNCAIPLTLRGVSRGVTLVTAHTQDDSSLNWRALAEGGTTLVVYMGVAKLEEIRQQLLEGGMPEDMPVAMIENASLPQQRECRSELSRMHEDAQAFALKSPAILVIGRVAAAEQAAYVATAVSA from the coding sequence ATGAATGCAAAAGTCTGGCTGGTGGGCGCAGGCCCCGGCGACCCTGAGCTGTTGACCCTCAAGGCCGTACGGGCAATGAACGAGGCCGATGTGGTGTTGATCGATGACTTGGTCAACCCAGCCGTGCTGGAGCACTGCGCCAAGGCTCGCGTGATTACGGTGGGCAAGCGCGGCGGCTGCCGTTCCACCCCCCAGGACTTTATCCACCGACTGATGTTGCGCTACTCACGCCAAGGCAAATGCGTGGTGCGGCTCAAGGGCGGCGATCCGTGCATTTTCGGGCGCGGGGGCGAAGAGGCCCTGTGGCTGCGCGAACGCGGTGTCGAGGTGGGGCTGGTCAATGGGATTACCGCAGGGCTGGCGGGCGCGACGAATTGTGCGATTCCACTGACGTTGCGTGGTGTCAGCCGCGGTGTGACCCTGGTCACCGCGCATACCCAGGACGACAGCAGCCTTAATTGGCGGGCGCTGGCGGAAGGTGGCACGACGCTGGTGGTGTACATGGGCGTGGCCAAACTGGAAGAGATCCGCCAGCAGTTGCTCGAAGGCGGGATGCCAGAGGATATGCCGGTGGCGATGATCGAAAATGCTTCGCTGCCCCAACAGCGCGAATGCCGCAGCGAATTGTCGCGCATGCATGAGGACGCGCAGGCATTTGCGTTGAAGAGCCCGGCGATCCTGGTGATCGGCCGTGTGGCCGCTGCCGAGCAAGCGGCGTATGTCGCTACCGCCGTCAGCGCCTGA
- a CDS encoding OmpA family protein, which yields MKLKNTLGLAIGSLIAATSFGVLAQGQGAVEGELFYKKQYNDSVKHIEDGFNPGARIGYFLTDDLSLNLSYDKTNHTRSNDGTGNQKIKGDTGSLVAQYHFGQAGVDSLRPYVEGGFGHQSRGNVKADGHSGRDQTTFATVGTGVKYYFTNNLYARAGVEADYGLDNGKWDYSALVGLGVNFGGNAGAAAPAPTPAPAPEPTPEPEAPVAQVVRVELDVKFDFDKSVVKPNSYGDVKNLADFMAQYPATNVEVAGHTDSVGPDAYNQKLSQRRADAVKQVLVKDGVAPSRVTAVGYGESRPVADNATEAGRAVNRRVEASVEAQAQ from the coding sequence ATGAAACTGAAAAACACCTTGGGCTTGGCCATTGGTTCTCTTATTGCCGCTACTTCTTTCGGCGTTCTGGCACAAGGCCAAGGCGCAGTTGAAGGCGAGCTGTTCTACAAGAAGCAGTACAACGATAGCGTCAAGCACATCGAAGACGGCTTCAATCCTGGCGCTCGCATCGGTTACTTCCTGACCGACGACCTGTCCTTGAACCTGTCCTACGACAAAACCAACCACACCCGTTCGAACGACGGTACTGGTAACCAGAAGATCAAAGGCGATACCGGCAGCCTGGTTGCTCAGTATCACTTCGGTCAAGCTGGCGTTGACAGCCTGCGTCCATACGTAGAAGGCGGTTTCGGCCACCAGAGCCGTGGCAACGTTAAAGCTGACGGCCACAGCGGTCGCGATCAGACTACCTTCGCTACCGTTGGTACTGGCGTGAAGTACTACTTCACCAACAACCTGTACGCTCGTGCCGGTGTTGAAGCTGACTACGGTCTGGACAACGGCAAGTGGGACTACTCCGCACTGGTCGGCCTGGGCGTGAACTTCGGCGGTAACGCTGGCGCAGCTGCTCCAGCTCCTACCCCAGCACCAGCTCCAGAGCCAACTCCAGAGCCAGAAGCTCCAGTTGCTCAGGTTGTTCGTGTTGAGCTGGACGTTAAGTTCGACTTCGACAAATCCGTTGTTAAGCCTAACAGCTACGGCGACGTGAAAAACCTGGCCGACTTCATGGCTCAGTACCCAGCTACCAACGTAGAAGTTGCTGGTCACACTGACTCCGTAGGTCCAGACGCTTACAACCAGAAGCTGTCCCAGCGTCGTGCTGACGCTGTTAAGCAAGTCCTGGTTAAAGACGGCGTTGCTCCTAGCCGTGTAACTGCTGTTGGTTACGGCGAATCCCGCCCAGTTGCTGACAACGCAACTGAAGCTGGTCGTGCTGTTAACCGTCGCGTAGAAGCGTCGGTTGAAGCTCAAGCTCAGTAA
- the sigX gene encoding RNA polymerase sigma factor SigX: MNKAQTLSTRYDPRELSDEELVARAHTELFHVTRAYEELMRRYQRTLFNVCSRYLGNDRDADDVCQEVMLKVLYGLKNFEGKSKFKTWLYSITYNECITQYRKERRKRRLMDALSLDPLEEASEEKAPAPEEKGGLDRWLVYVNPIDREILVLRFVAELEFQEIADIMHMGLSATKMRYKRALDKLREKFAGETET, encoded by the coding sequence TTGAATAAAGCCCAAACGCTGTCCACGCGCTACGACCCCCGTGAGCTCTCTGATGAGGAGTTGGTCGCGCGCGCGCACACGGAGCTGTTTCACGTAACTCGCGCGTACGAAGAATTGATGCGCAGATATCAACGCACTCTGTTCAACGTTTGTTCAAGGTATTTAGGGAACGATAGAGATGCGGACGATGTCTGTCAGGAAGTGATGCTCAAGGTGCTGTACGGCCTGAAGAACTTCGAGGGCAAATCGAAGTTCAAGACATGGCTCTACAGCATCACGTACAACGAGTGCATCACGCAGTATCGCAAGGAACGGCGAAAGCGTCGCTTGATGGACGCGTTGAGCCTTGACCCCCTTGAGGAGGCGTCTGAAGAAAAGGCGCCGGCACCCGAGGAGAAGGGCGGGCTTGATCGCTGGTTGGTGTATGTGAACCCGATTGACCGGGAGATCCTGGTGCTGCGATTTGTCGCAGAGCTGGAATTCCAGGAAATCGCTGACATCATGCACATGGGTTTGAGTGCTACAAAAATGCGTTACAAACGTGCTCTAGATAAATTACGTGAGAAATTTGCGGGCGAGACTGAAACTTAG
- a CDS encoding mechanosensitive ion channel domain-containing protein: protein MELDLWTQSLVTAMTALWTKVANFIPNLFGALVLVLLGFVVAKLLDTLLSKLLAKLGLDRLMAGTGLTKLLGRAGLQVPISTLIGKIVYWFVLLIFLVSAAQSLGLERVSATLDMLALYLPKVFGGALVLLVGVLLAQLANGLVRGAAEGVGLDYAAGLGRIAQGLVIIISISVAISQLEVKTDLLNHVIVIVLITVGLAVALAMGLGSREIAGQILAGIYVRELYQVGQQVRVGEVEGQIEEIGTVKTTVLTDDGDLVSLSNRILLEQQVSSR from the coding sequence ATGGAACTTGATCTCTGGACCCAGAGCCTGGTCACCGCGATGACCGCATTGTGGACCAAGGTGGCGAATTTCATTCCCAACCTGTTTGGTGCCCTGGTCCTGGTATTGCTGGGCTTTGTTGTCGCCAAGCTGCTTGACACGTTGTTGTCGAAATTACTCGCAAAACTCGGCCTCGACCGCCTGATGGCAGGCACCGGCTTGACCAAACTGCTGGGCCGCGCCGGGCTGCAAGTGCCGATCTCCACGTTGATCGGCAAGATCGTCTATTGGTTCGTTTTGCTGATTTTTCTGGTTTCTGCGGCTCAATCCCTTGGACTTGAGCGAGTTTCAGCTACGCTCGACATGCTGGCGCTGTACTTACCAAAGGTTTTCGGCGGTGCGCTGGTACTGCTGGTAGGTGTTCTGCTGGCGCAACTGGCCAATGGGCTGGTGCGCGGCGCTGCCGAAGGCGTGGGGCTGGACTATGCCGCTGGCCTGGGGCGAATTGCCCAGGGGCTCGTGATCATCATCAGTATTTCGGTCGCGATCAGCCAGTTGGAGGTCAAGACTGACCTGCTCAACCATGTGATTGTGATCGTTTTGATTACCGTTGGTCTGGCCGTTGCGCTGGCCATGGGCTTGGGAAGCCGGGAAATTGCCGGCCAGATTCTTGCGGGAATCTATGTGCGTGAGTTGTATCAGGTTGGGCAACAGGTGCGTGTAGGCGAGGTCGAAGGGCAAATCGAGGAGATCGGCACCGTCAAGACGACGGTACTGACCGATGACGGCGACCTGGTGTCGTTGTCCAATCGGATTCTCCTGGAGCAGCAGGTCAGTAGCCGCTAA